A region of Streptomyces sp. NBC_01750 DNA encodes the following proteins:
- a CDS encoding TetR/AcrR family transcriptional regulator, whose translation MAQGVVDKRDAILRAAGKVFAERGYHATGISDIARELGAGHGTFYRYFKNKEDIARSVVSRALGQVMDALADEDPGSCRSLAQYREQVRRIGHKLFDLVVAEPALCRILFYDAIAIDRAEPDLAGKAMEAAARYTAAFIRNGQDRGFLRRDLDAHVVGLAVNGMIVTGAVRLLHAQDPDAMRDPWIRTVETLMFDGLGSR comes from the coding sequence GTGGCGCAGGGCGTGGTGGACAAGCGGGACGCGATACTGCGCGCGGCGGGCAAGGTGTTCGCCGAGCGCGGCTACCACGCGACCGGCATCTCCGACATCGCCCGGGAACTCGGTGCCGGGCACGGGACCTTTTACCGGTACTTCAAGAACAAGGAAGACATCGCGCGCAGCGTGGTCTCGCGCGCGCTGGGTCAGGTCATGGATGCCCTCGCCGACGAGGACCCCGGCTCCTGCCGGTCGTTGGCGCAGTACCGCGAACAGGTCCGGCGTATCGGCCACAAGCTCTTCGACCTTGTGGTGGCCGAACCCGCGCTGTGCCGCATTCTCTTCTACGACGCCATCGCGATCGACCGGGCCGAGCCGGATCTGGCCGGCAAGGCCATGGAAGCGGCGGCTCGGTACACCGCTGCCTTCATCCGCAACGGGCAGGACCGAGGCTTCCTGCGGCGCGATCTCGACGCCCATGTGGTCGGCCTCGCGGTGAACGGGATGATCGTGACCGGGGCGGTGCGGCTGCTGCATGCACAGGACCCCGACGCCATGCGTGATCCATGGATCCGCACGGTGGAGACGCTCATGTTCGACGGCCTCGGCTCCCGCTGA
- a CDS encoding XdhC family protein, with product MREILPALRRWYEAGTAFGLATVVAVSRSAPRGPGAAMAVGPNDEVVGSVSGGCVEGAVFELAKEVVETGRPRLQAFGYSEEDAFAVGLTCGGEITLLVRPVSAAVDPSFGEVAASVAEHRPVVVATVIDGPAQRGATLAVWPDSVSGSLGSSGLDVAVTADARGELAQGATGRRHYGPHGERREDDVTVFLQSFAPPPRMLVFGAIDFAAAVARIGAFLGYRVTVCDARPVFADPRRFPDGVEVVVEWPHRYLLGTEVDGRTVMCVLTHDPKFDVPLLEVALDSPAAYIGVMGSRRTHEDRLARLRERGVVETEMARLRSPIGLDIGARTPEEVAVSIAAEIVALRWGGSGSPLAETAGAIHRPRLRPV from the coding sequence ATGCGTGAGATCCTCCCTGCGCTCAGGCGCTGGTACGAGGCCGGAACGGCGTTCGGGCTCGCCACCGTTGTCGCGGTCAGCCGCAGTGCGCCGCGCGGGCCCGGCGCCGCGATGGCGGTGGGCCCGAACGACGAAGTCGTGGGCAGCGTCTCCGGCGGCTGCGTGGAGGGGGCAGTTTTCGAACTCGCCAAGGAGGTCGTGGAGACCGGTCGGCCACGGCTGCAGGCCTTCGGCTACAGCGAGGAGGACGCCTTCGCCGTCGGGCTCACCTGCGGCGGTGAGATCACGCTCCTCGTACGCCCCGTGTCGGCCGCCGTCGACCCCTCGTTCGGCGAGGTCGCGGCGTCCGTCGCCGAGCACCGCCCGGTGGTGGTCGCGACGGTGATCGACGGTCCTGCCCAGCGCGGCGCCACCCTCGCCGTATGGCCCGATTCGGTGTCCGGCTCGCTGGGATCGAGCGGCCTCGACGTGGCGGTCACCGCCGACGCGCGCGGAGAGCTGGCGCAAGGAGCGACGGGGCGGCGGCACTACGGCCCGCACGGCGAACGGCGCGAGGACGACGTCACCGTGTTCCTGCAGTCCTTCGCGCCGCCCCCGAGGATGCTGGTCTTCGGCGCGATCGACTTCGCCGCCGCGGTGGCCCGGATCGGCGCGTTCCTCGGCTACCGGGTCACGGTGTGCGACGCGCGCCCGGTCTTCGCCGACCCCCGCCGATTCCCGGACGGGGTGGAGGTGGTGGTCGAGTGGCCGCACCGGTATCTGCTCGGCACGGAGGTCGACGGGCGGACCGTGATGTGCGTGCTCACCCACGACCCGAAGTTCGACGTTCCACTGCTCGAGGTCGCCCTGGACTCGCCGGCCGCGTACATCGGCGTGATGGGCAGCCGTCGCACGCACGAGGACCGACTGGCGCGGCTGCGGGAGAGAGGAGTCGTCGAGACGGAGATGGCGCGGCTGCGCTCGCCCATCGGACTCGACATCGGCGCCCGTACGCCCGAGGAGGTGGCCGTCTCCATCGCGGCGGAGATCGTCGCTCTGCGGTGGGGCGGCAGCGGCAGCCCGCTGGCCGAGACAGCCGGGGCCATCCATCGTCCGCGTCTGAGGCCGGTGTGA
- a CDS encoding NAD-dependent epimerase/dehydratase family protein, with translation MPAEDNLHVVLGSGPAGTALARELVRRSHAVRLVDRKADGPVLTGVERYAADVSTAEGARAAVADAAVVYHCVNVGYHLQVEVMPRIQEAVLGAAEASGARLVVLDTLYPYGETGGAVMTEDTPWKATSRKGRMRADLDEKYLAAHHAGRARVVVGRSADFVGPGVVNSTLGGAVFPGALTSGEILGLGNIDLAHSYTYIDDVAAGLATLGERQEGDGRVWHLPTAPALTTRQIHAMIEERVGRPLSALILDEARPFGPFDEVFMAEYAEMFYQHTEPQIMDSSAFEESFGVHHTPLAEALDATLSWYGEWLTRQ, from the coding sequence ATGCCTGCTGAAGACAACCTCCACGTGGTGCTCGGCTCGGGGCCTGCGGGCACCGCGCTCGCCCGGGAACTGGTGCGCCGCTCTCACGCGGTCCGTCTCGTCGACCGCAAGGCCGACGGGCCGGTGCTCACCGGCGTGGAGCGGTACGCCGCCGATGTCAGCACCGCCGAAGGCGCCAGGGCCGCCGTAGCCGATGCCGCCGTCGTCTACCACTGCGTCAACGTCGGCTATCACCTGCAGGTCGAGGTGATGCCCCGCATTCAGGAGGCCGTCCTGGGCGCGGCGGAGGCCAGTGGCGCGCGGCTGGTCGTACTCGACACCCTCTACCCCTACGGCGAGACCGGCGGCGCGGTGATGACCGAGGACACTCCGTGGAAGGCCACTTCCCGCAAGGGCCGCATGCGCGCCGACCTCGACGAGAAGTACCTCGCCGCCCACCACGCCGGCCGCGCCCGCGTGGTCGTGGGCCGCTCCGCCGACTTCGTCGGCCCCGGCGTGGTCAACTCCACCCTCGGCGGCGCGGTGTTCCCCGGAGCGCTGACCAGCGGTGAGATCCTGGGCCTTGGCAACATCGACCTGGCGCACAGCTACACGTACATCGATGACGTCGCCGCCGGCCTGGCCACACTGGGCGAACGCCAGGAGGGCGACGGCCGCGTCTGGCACCTGCCCACCGCGCCCGCGCTCACCACCCGCCAGATCCACGCCATGATCGAAGAGCGCGTCGGGCGGCCCCTGAGTGCGCTGATCCTCGACGAGGCCCGTCCCTTCGGCCCCTTCGACGAGGTGTTCATGGCCGAGTACGCCGAGATGTTCTACCAGCACACCGAGCCCCAGATCATGGACTCGTCGGCCTTCGAGGAATCCTTTGGCGTGCACCACACCCCGCTCGCCGAGGCACTGGACGCGACGCTCTCGTGGTACGGCGAATGGCTCACCCGGCAGTGA
- a CDS encoding glycoside hydrolase family 2 TIM barrel-domain containing protein, producing the protein MLRLRRTFRGLAVLALAGALAAPVPSANAAAAGAADPPADVYRLLEDPEATGIGQEPAHAELTPYADTASALEGGSHSPWTASLDGTWKLHMSKRPEDVPKGFFSPGYDTAGSGWKSVEVPHTWQTDGLDHPVFRNIPTEMYPDDPPKVPHDVNPTGAYVRNFELPGSWQRRRTFLRFEGVTSGYLVWVNGAYAGYDQGGYTPAEFDISEHLRPGKNTIALQVHRWSSGAHLEDYDQWRFAGIFRSVELYSTPATYVRDVTIKTDLDAQYRDARLSAKVDVTAKDAAADGAHKVTGTLYDQRGRKVTTMSGQVDPGGGVPSATLRADVAAPAKWTDETPNLYTLVVQLLGADGQVTHTTAQPVGFRRTEVKDKQLLVNGKRILIKGTNRAETDPRTGRHATLERTASDVSLMKQLNINSVRTSHYPSDPYLYELADAQGLWIDDEVDIETHHHDGCPDNCLAERPEWQKAFMDRFTAMYQRDKNHPSVLMWDTGNEAGLGKAHYAMADFLDKNDPSRPVYHQSNSPDGDAPFADVWGPRYPSPSGLEEKAKATTKPIIMGEYAHAMGNSLGNFREFWDVVRTYPQVQGGYIWDWAEQNITQPLVTTPDSSGNGILSYVTGKPDHVTGHRGKALALSGLDDFVEVYRDPKLDAVSGGLTLDSWVQPAEWTGDFTVIAKGNHSYMLKMKDKDTLEFSVYGGGTWHAAAAKVPGDWYGKWHRISATFDGAALKLFMDGKEVAATGWEGTIAYSAQPVNIGRDPENGQENITTRMTHGTVDQVRVYHAALTPQRLETDPAADAVLALDFDTLTTKGTYYSYGSGTGGVDGVVSTDRTVQPEARAMAAVHAPVRISAPDAGAGKITVLNERSFTGTGDLRLQWKITEGDRTLARGGRALPLKPGERAGIQLPKPPANPKGADRQLTVEAVQAKDTGWAKAGHRVAVEQFDIGGRQLAGVLKAEAPGKVKTSETGTRITIAGKGFSYLFDRTSGELISMKAGGRELLGAGPELDAWRPPVSNEIGSEEGPWREAGLDRLKTTPGKVKVAERDGAVTVTVPSTAAAPGVKGSSFTQTLRYTVTGTGEIRIDHRVDAQGKARTVPYLPRIGLALTLPDRYDTFTWYGRGPQENYNDRTDGAPVGVYATNVDRQFSGYTKPQDYGNHEGVRWASLSDGTGGLLVSGTQNFSAGVTPYTGIDRAAYPFALRKNPKGNTLHLNQAVSGVSETFHTVLPQYQVQPDQEYAYTLRLRPLTGAEGRTGTPRGPVVCTPAAQLTADDTTLPAGRSTPAKLTVTNRCDTPLKDVAATFDPPTGWTADPGASPIGDLAPGTSATVTAVITRGKETPDGMRPVAAQVSASSTGGARVDSGATVDVDGTPPPPRGDVRVSTMDFITADNGWGPVERNTSNGESAPGDGKALTIGHAAYEHGLGVHADSSVEVFLGGNCSTFTAEAGLDDEADPYGSVVFEVYADGERVHSSRLLTNEDAAVAVEANVAGAQKLRLRVTDGGDGDAHDHADWAAATVHCGAG; encoded by the coding sequence ATGCTCCGACTCCGCCGTACGTTCCGAGGACTGGCCGTGCTGGCCCTCGCCGGGGCGCTCGCGGCGCCCGTGCCGTCCGCGAATGCTGCGGCAGCCGGTGCCGCTGACCCTCCCGCCGACGTCTACCGACTGCTCGAGGATCCGGAAGCGACCGGGATCGGACAGGAGCCGGCGCACGCCGAGTTGACTCCGTACGCAGACACGGCGAGCGCGCTCGAAGGCGGCTCCCACAGCCCGTGGACCGCCTCGCTCGACGGAACCTGGAAACTGCACATGTCCAAGCGTCCCGAGGATGTCCCCAAGGGCTTCTTCTCGCCCGGGTACGACACGGCCGGGAGCGGCTGGAAGAGCGTCGAGGTCCCGCACACCTGGCAGACGGACGGTCTCGACCACCCTGTCTTCCGCAATATCCCCACCGAGATGTATCCGGACGACCCGCCGAAGGTCCCGCACGACGTCAACCCGACCGGGGCGTACGTCCGCAACTTCGAGCTGCCCGGCAGCTGGCAGAGGCGCCGGACGTTCCTGCGGTTCGAGGGTGTCACCAGCGGCTATCTGGTCTGGGTCAACGGCGCGTACGCGGGATACGACCAAGGCGGCTACACCCCCGCCGAATTCGACATCAGCGAGCATCTGCGCCCGGGGAAGAACACCATCGCGCTCCAGGTCCACCGCTGGAGTTCGGGAGCCCACCTGGAGGACTACGACCAGTGGCGCTTCGCGGGCATCTTCCGCTCGGTCGAGCTGTACTCCACACCCGCCACCTACGTACGAGATGTCACCATCAAAACCGACCTGGACGCCCAGTACCGTGATGCGCGGCTGAGCGCCAAGGTCGATGTGACCGCCAAGGACGCGGCGGCAGACGGTGCGCACAAGGTCACCGGAACGCTCTACGACCAGCGCGGACGCAAGGTGACAACGATGTCGGGCCAGGTTGATCCCGGCGGCGGCGTGCCATCCGCCACCCTCAGGGCCGACGTCGCCGCTCCGGCGAAGTGGACGGACGAGACGCCCAACCTCTACACCCTCGTCGTGCAACTCCTGGGCGCGGACGGCCAGGTGACGCACACCACCGCCCAGCCGGTCGGCTTCCGCAGGACAGAGGTCAAGGACAAGCAGCTGCTCGTCAACGGCAAGCGGATCCTGATCAAGGGCACCAACCGTGCCGAGACCGACCCCAGAACCGGCCGCCATGCGACGCTCGAACGCACCGCGTCCGATGTGTCGCTGATGAAGCAGCTCAACATCAACTCGGTACGCACCTCCCACTATCCGTCCGATCCGTATCTGTACGAGCTGGCCGACGCGCAGGGCCTGTGGATCGACGACGAGGTGGACATCGAGACCCACCACCACGACGGCTGCCCCGACAACTGCCTGGCCGAGCGGCCCGAGTGGCAGAAAGCATTCATGGACCGCTTCACGGCGATGTACCAGCGGGACAAGAACCACCCCAGCGTGCTGATGTGGGACACCGGCAACGAGGCAGGGCTCGGCAAGGCGCACTACGCGATGGCGGACTTCCTCGACAAGAACGATCCGTCCCGGCCGGTCTACCACCAGTCCAACTCCCCCGACGGCGACGCCCCGTTCGCCGACGTGTGGGGGCCGCGCTACCCGTCACCATCGGGCCTCGAGGAGAAGGCCAAGGCCACCACCAAGCCCATCATCATGGGCGAGTACGCCCATGCCATGGGCAATTCGCTCGGCAACTTCCGCGAATTCTGGGACGTGGTCCGCACATACCCCCAGGTGCAGGGCGGCTACATCTGGGACTGGGCGGAGCAGAACATCACCCAGCCGCTGGTCACCACCCCCGATTCCTCGGGGAACGGCATTCTCTCCTACGTCACCGGAAAGCCCGACCATGTCACCGGGCACCGCGGCAAGGCGCTCGCACTCTCCGGCCTGGACGACTTTGTGGAGGTCTACCGGGACCCGAAACTCGACGCCGTCTCCGGCGGCCTCACACTTGACTCCTGGGTCCAGCCGGCCGAGTGGACCGGCGACTTCACCGTGATCGCCAAGGGCAATCACAGCTACATGCTGAAGATGAAGGACAAGGACACCCTGGAGTTCTCCGTCTACGGCGGCGGCACCTGGCACGCGGCCGCGGCGAAGGTGCCCGGTGACTGGTACGGGAAATGGCACCGGATCTCGGCCACCTTCGACGGCGCCGCACTCAAGCTCTTCATGGACGGCAAGGAGGTGGCCGCGACCGGCTGGGAGGGCACGATTGCGTACTCCGCCCAGCCAGTGAACATCGGCCGTGACCCCGAGAACGGCCAGGAGAACATCACCACCCGCATGACGCACGGCACAGTCGACCAGGTCCGCGTCTACCACGCGGCGCTCACCCCGCAGCGGCTGGAGACCGACCCCGCCGCCGACGCGGTCCTCGCGCTCGACTTCGACACCCTTACCACGAAGGGGACTTACTACTCGTACGGGTCCGGCACCGGCGGCGTGGACGGAGTGGTCTCCACCGACCGCACCGTGCAGCCCGAGGCTCGCGCCATGGCCGCCGTCCACGCACCCGTGCGTATCTCGGCCCCGGATGCCGGAGCCGGCAAGATCACCGTGCTCAACGAGCGCTCCTTCACCGGCACCGGCGATCTGCGGCTGCAGTGGAAGATCACCGAGGGAGACAGGACCCTCGCCCGCGGCGGCCGAGCCCTCCCCCTCAAGCCCGGTGAGAGGGCGGGAATCCAGCTGCCGAAACCGCCGGCCAACCCGAAGGGCGCCGACCGCCAGCTGACCGTGGAGGCGGTGCAGGCCAAGGACACCGGCTGGGCGAAGGCCGGACACCGTGTCGCCGTCGAGCAGTTCGACATCGGCGGTCGACAGCTCGCCGGCGTGCTGAAGGCCGAAGCGCCCGGCAAGGTGAAGACCAGCGAGACCGGCACCCGGATCACGATCGCCGGGAAGGGCTTCTCCTACCTCTTCGACCGCACAAGCGGTGAGCTGATCTCCATGAAGGCAGGAGGGCGCGAACTGCTGGGCGCGGGACCGGAGTTGGACGCCTGGCGGCCGCCGGTCAGCAATGAGATCGGCTCGGAGGAGGGCCCCTGGCGCGAGGCCGGACTGGACCGGCTCAAGACCACGCCGGGGAAGGTCAAGGTCGCCGAACGGGACGGGGCGGTCACTGTCACCGTCCCCAGCACGGCCGCCGCCCCCGGCGTCAAGGGCTCCTCCTTCACACAGACCCTGCGCTACACGGTCACGGGCACTGGAGAGATACGCATCGACCACCGCGTCGACGCCCAGGGCAAAGCCCGAACGGTGCCCTACCTTCCCCGCATCGGCCTGGCCCTGACGCTTCCGGACCGCTACGACACCTTCACCTGGTACGGGCGCGGGCCGCAGGAGAATTACAACGACCGCACGGACGGCGCTCCCGTCGGCGTGTACGCGACCAACGTTGACCGGCAGTTCTCCGGCTACACCAAGCCGCAGGACTACGGCAACCACGAGGGCGTCCGCTGGGCTTCCCTGTCCGACGGCACAGGCGGCCTGCTGGTCTCGGGGACGCAGAACTTCTCCGCGGGAGTGACTCCGTACACCGGCATCGACCGGGCCGCCTATCCGTTCGCCCTGCGGAAGAACCCGAAGGGCAACACGCTGCACCTGAACCAGGCCGTCAGCGGTGTCAGCGAAACCTTCCACACCGTGCTGCCCCAGTACCAGGTGCAGCCCGACCAGGAGTACGCGTACACACTGCGGCTGCGCCCGCTGACCGGTGCGGAGGGCCGTACCGGGACTCCGCGCGGACCGGTGGTCTGCACTCCGGCCGCGCAACTCACCGCCGATGACACCACTTTGCCGGCGGGCCGGTCCACGCCGGCGAAGCTGACCGTAACCAACCGCTGCGACACACCGCTGAAGGATGTCGCCGCGACCTTCGACCCGCCGACGGGCTGGACCGCCGACCCGGGCGCCTCCCCCATCGGCGATCTGGCCCCCGGTACGTCGGCGACCGTGACCGCCGTCATCACCCGTGGCAAGGAGACCCCGGACGGCATGCGGCCCGTCGCCGCCCAGGTCTCCGCCTCCTCCACCGGCGGGGCGCGGGTGGACAGCGGGGCAACGGTCGATGTCGACGGAACCCCGCCCCCGCCGCGCGGTGATGTGCGTGTGTCCACGATGGACTTCATCACCGCCGACAACGGCTGGGGCCCGGTCGAGCGCAACACCAGCAACGGCGAATCCGCCCCCGGCGACGGGAAGGCCCTCACGATCGGCCATGCGGCGTACGAGCATGGCTTGGGCGTGCACGCCGACTCGAGCGTGGAGGTCTTCCTGGGCGGCAACTGCTCGACGTTCACCGCCGAGGCCGGTCTCGACGACGAGGCGGACCCGTACGGCAGCGTCGTCTTCGAGGTCTACGCCGACGGCGAGCGCGTCCACTCGAGCCGGCTGCTCACCAACGAGGATGCGGCTGTCGCCGTCGAGGCCAATGTGGCCGGCGCACAGAAGCTCCGGCTGCGGGTGACCGACGGCGGCGACGGCGACGCCCACGACCATGCGGACTGGGCGGCGGCCACGGTCCACTGCGGAGCGGGGTGA
- a CDS encoding DMT family transporter: MRTLLPVFFALGAALCNAVATVLQRRAAVSVPRSDGFRAGLMLDLLRRPVWLTGILAVIAAAVCQAVALATGPMTVVQPLFVLELPLTLIVASLLMRRHLPRVGWIAVTVVVAGLGVALAASSPAGNRTHVPLDRWVPALAVCAGAVVVLALAALRRPEGRARAACLGTATAISYALTAALMKAAMHILDDEGVAAFFTAWQTYAFAAAGAGALFLLENALQAGPLVASQPAITLGDATVSMALGIIIYEEHVRSGWWLLPQLLGVVMIATGVFALSRIPLTRTLVAPDQQRQGADVP, encoded by the coding sequence GTGCGCACCCTGCTGCCGGTCTTCTTCGCGCTCGGCGCGGCACTCTGCAACGCCGTCGCCACGGTGCTGCAGCGCCGGGCGGCCGTCAGCGTGCCCCGCTCCGACGGCTTCCGCGCCGGGCTGATGCTCGATCTGCTGCGGCGCCCCGTCTGGCTGACCGGGATCCTCGCCGTCATCGCCGCCGCGGTCTGCCAGGCGGTGGCCCTGGCGACCGGGCCGATGACGGTGGTCCAGCCCCTCTTCGTCCTCGAACTGCCACTCACCCTGATCGTCGCCTCGCTCCTGATGCGCCGGCACCTGCCCCGCGTCGGCTGGATCGCCGTGACCGTTGTGGTGGCGGGCCTCGGCGTCGCCCTTGCCGCCTCGTCTCCCGCGGGCAACCGCACCCATGTACCGCTGGACCGCTGGGTGCCCGCGCTCGCGGTGTGCGCCGGAGCCGTCGTCGTGCTCGCCCTGGCGGCGCTCAGACGCCCTGAGGGCCGGGCCCGCGCGGCCTGTCTGGGTACGGCCACCGCCATCAGCTACGCGCTGACCGCCGCACTGATGAAGGCGGCGATGCACATCCTGGACGACGAGGGGGTCGCGGCCTTCTTCACCGCCTGGCAGACCTATGCCTTCGCGGCGGCAGGCGCGGGTGCGCTCTTCCTGCTCGAGAACGCGCTGCAGGCCGGCCCCCTGGTCGCCTCCCAGCCCGCGATCACTCTCGGCGACGCGACGGTGAGCATGGCCCTCGGCATCATCATCTACGAGGAACACGTCCGCTCCGGCTGGTGGCTGCTGCCGCAACTGCTCGGCGTCGTCATGATCGCCACGGGTGTCTTCGCGCTCTCCCGGATCCCGCTCACCCGGACGCTCGTCGCTCCCGATCAGCAACGGCAAGGTGCGGACGTCCCCTGA
- a CDS encoding alpha/beta fold hydrolase, protein MATYVLIPGADGRAWYWHRLVPELRRRGHDVVAVDLPRENSAGLAEHVDAVVRAIGGRGGVVLVAQSLAGFTAPLVCERVAVDQLILVNAMVPAYGETAGQWWENTGQAAARSAFAVQQGRGPDPEFDLLIDFFHDVPREVTEEAMAQGASEPSAALFTQPWPLREWPHVPTRFVQGREDRFFPIDFQRRIVEERLGISVEDMPGGHLIALSRPAELAEMVCRS, encoded by the coding sequence ATGGCAACGTACGTGCTCATCCCCGGTGCTGACGGCCGCGCCTGGTACTGGCATCGCCTTGTGCCGGAGTTGCGTCGGCGGGGACACGACGTGGTGGCCGTCGACCTGCCTCGGGAAAACTCCGCGGGGCTCGCCGAGCACGTGGACGCTGTGGTGCGGGCGATCGGCGGCCGAGGTGGTGTGGTGCTTGTGGCGCAGTCACTCGCCGGGTTCACCGCGCCCCTGGTCTGCGAGCGAGTGGCGGTTGACCAGCTGATTCTGGTCAACGCCATGGTGCCGGCCTACGGTGAGACGGCAGGGCAGTGGTGGGAGAACACGGGCCAGGCCGCGGCGCGTTCGGCGTTCGCGGTCCAGCAAGGACGCGGGCCGGACCCCGAGTTCGATCTGCTGATCGACTTCTTCCACGACGTTCCGCGGGAAGTGACCGAGGAGGCGATGGCTCAGGGAGCTTCCGAGCCGTCCGCGGCCCTGTTCACCCAGCCGTGGCCGCTGCGGGAGTGGCCGCATGTCCCCACGCGGTTTGTGCAGGGCCGCGAGGACCGGTTCTTCCCGATCGATTTCCAGCGCCGGATCGTCGAGGAACGACTCGGCATCAGCGTCGAGGACATGCCCGGTGGACACCTCATTGCGCTCAGCCGGCCGGCGGAACTGGCCGAGATGGTCTGCCGCTCATGA
- a CDS encoding alpha/beta fold hydrolase, giving the protein MRKCLPGFTIAVATASLIVLSGCDSTPVETSAAGARAPTPAAREFSGQVDVGGGRKIYLHCKGSGSPTTVLESGFHDSSDTWNVTDTRPPVPKSPAVFPGVAMFTRVCAYDRPGTIRHEKPPALTARSTPVTGARSLTGMVSDLDKVLTAAKVPGPYLLVGHSFGGMVTRLYAQLHPQQTAGLVFVDAFGTNMKPFFGKDWTAYLELLNHPGTALDTKRGFETIDVDGAVEAVTGARRLPDVPLAVVSKTKPFAVPPGTPKSLLVSLERAWPKVQQTLVNLEPQTPHFLATGSDHYVQIHDPDLTIGAIRLVVGRVNNGS; this is encoded by the coding sequence ATGCGCAAATGCCTACCGGGCTTCACCATTGCGGTGGCTACGGCATCGCTGATCGTGTTGTCGGGATGCGACAGCACCCCGGTCGAAACCAGCGCCGCGGGCGCCCGCGCCCCTACTCCGGCGGCCCGGGAGTTCTCCGGCCAGGTCGATGTGGGCGGCGGTCGGAAGATCTATCTCCACTGCAAAGGAAGCGGAAGCCCCACGACTGTTCTGGAGTCCGGGTTCCACGACTCGTCCGACACCTGGAACGTGACCGACACACGACCGCCCGTGCCGAAATCCCCTGCGGTCTTCCCCGGTGTCGCAATGTTCACGCGTGTCTGCGCATACGACCGGCCCGGAACAATCCGCCATGAGAAGCCTCCCGCGCTCACCGCCCGCAGCACGCCCGTGACCGGCGCGCGTTCCCTGACGGGAATGGTCAGTGATCTCGACAAGGTGCTGACAGCGGCGAAAGTCCCCGGCCCTTACCTACTCGTCGGGCACTCCTTCGGAGGAATGGTCACGCGGTTGTACGCCCAGCTCCATCCGCAGCAGACGGCCGGACTTGTCTTCGTCGACGCCTTCGGAACGAATATGAAGCCGTTCTTCGGCAAGGACTGGACTGCCTACCTCGAGTTGCTCAACCATCCCGGTACAGCGCTCGACACAAAACGCGGATTCGAGACCATTGACGTCGACGGCGCTGTTGAAGCAGTCACCGGAGCACGGCGGCTGCCGGATGTCCCCCTCGCCGTCGTCAGCAAGACGAAGCCCTTCGCCGTTCCGCCCGGAACCCCGAAGTCTCTCCTGGTGAGTCTTGAGCGGGCCTGGCCGAAAGTTCAGCAGACTCTGGTGAATCTGGAGCCGCAGACACCTCATTTCCTCGCCACGGGAAGCGATCACTACGTGCAGATCCATGATCCTGACCTGACGATCGGCGCGATCAGGCTTGTCGTCGGCCGGGTCAACAACGGTTCGTAG
- a CDS encoding alpha/beta fold hydrolase, translated as MSQPTRLSTPLLDVKHRSVDVPGGRIHLVEQGAGPLVLMVHGFPESWYSWRHQLPVIAAAGFRAVAIDVRGYGRSSKPLDVEAYRMLAHVADNVGVVHALGEETATIVGHDWGSPIAANTALLRPDVFTAVGLLSVPYAPRNGVRPTQALAKIGGTEEFYVSYFQEPGRAEAEIEPDIRAWLAGFYAGLSGDTMQPAGTGRFFLVPEGGRLSDRFTGEALPSWLSETDLDVYVNEFERTGLSGALNRYRNVDRDWEDLAVWDGAPISQPSLFIGGELDASTTWMADAVQAFPTTLPGLVSSHILEGCGHWVQQERADEVNRLLVDWLQSPSVAARPSPLQ; from the coding sequence GTGTCGCAGCCCACTCGCTTGTCCACGCCGCTGCTGGACGTGAAGCACCGATCGGTGGATGTCCCCGGCGGTCGGATCCATTTGGTGGAGCAGGGCGCCGGTCCGCTGGTCCTCATGGTCCATGGATTTCCCGAGTCGTGGTACTCATGGCGCCACCAGCTCCCGGTGATCGCCGCGGCAGGCTTCCGCGCGGTCGCCATCGACGTACGCGGCTACGGGCGTTCGTCGAAGCCTCTCGATGTGGAGGCCTACCGGATGCTGGCGCATGTCGCCGACAATGTCGGCGTCGTGCATGCCCTCGGCGAGGAGACCGCGACGATCGTGGGCCACGACTGGGGCTCACCCATTGCCGCCAACACGGCGCTGCTGAGGCCCGACGTCTTCACCGCGGTAGGCCTTCTCAGCGTTCCCTACGCGCCTCGGAACGGGGTCCGGCCTACGCAGGCCCTCGCGAAGATCGGCGGAACCGAGGAGTTCTACGTCAGCTACTTCCAGGAGCCCGGCAGGGCAGAGGCGGAGATCGAGCCCGACATCCGTGCGTGGCTGGCGGGGTTCTATGCCGGGCTCTCCGGAGACACGATGCAACCGGCCGGCACCGGCCGCTTCTTCCTTGTCCCCGAAGGCGGCAGGCTTTCCGATCGTTTCACCGGCGAGGCCCTGCCCTCGTGGCTCTCGGAAACCGATCTCGACGTGTACGTGAACGAGTTCGAGCGGACCGGACTGAGCGGAGCGCTCAATCGCTACCGAAACGTCGACCGGGACTGGGAGGATCTCGCCGTATGGGACGGGGCGCCCATCAGTCAGCCGTCCCTGTTCATCGGTGGCGAGCTCGACGCCTCCACCACCTGGATGGCCGACGCCGTCCAGGCCTTTCCCACGACCCTCCCGGGGCTTGTCTCCTCGCACATTCTCGAAGGCTGCGGACACTGGGTACAGCAGGAGCGCGCCGACGAGGTCAACCGGCTGCTGGTGGACTGGCTGCAGTCCCCCTCCGTTGCAGCGAGACCAAGTCCACTCCAATGA